Genomic DNA from Carnobacterium divergens DSM 20623:
AGGGAAGTGTCCTTGGAAAAATTCTTCGTTGATTGTAACGTTTTTAGTTGCAACAACGTGCTCTCCTGGGATTAACTCATCCACATAGTCGATAAAATAAATTGGGTAACGGTTTGGGATTAACTCCATAATTTCAGTTGCGTTTAAAATGCTCATTTAATTGCCTCCTAAGATTTTCTTATACGATTCTAAATAAGGGTTGGTTGTATTCAACGACTTGTTCGTTTTCAATTAGAACTTCTGCAATGGTACCTGCAGTATCGCTAGTAATTTCATTCATTAGTTTCATTGCTTCTACAATACATAAGGTTTCTCCAACAGCTACCGTATCCCCAACTTTTTTAAAGGCTGGTTGATCAGGTGAAGGTGTCAAATAAACAACGCCAACAATTGGTGAAGGAATCAGTGTTCCACCTAGTTCTACTGCTTCTGGTTTGGATTCAATCGTTGTTGTATTAGACTGTGTCGCTTCTTTAGCTATTTCATTAATTTTTGCTTCTACAACAGGACTCGCTGTTAATGATTCAACATGGTTTGGTTTTGGCGTATCGTTTTTACTCATATGCAAAACGGTATTATCAATTTGCAAATCAAATTCCGTTAAATCTGATTCGTTGACAAGAGCCAATAGTTCTTTTACTTCAGAAATATTCATTTAAGCTTCCTCCCACTTTTTAAAGCAGACAACAGCGTTATGTCCGCCAAAACCTAGCGAGTTGCTTAACGCATATTTAGCTGACTCCACCTTGCGTCCTACATTTGGAATGTAGTCTAAGTCGCAGGCTTCATCCGCTTCTTTAAAGCCAATTGTTGGCGGTAAAAAGTCATTTTCCAATGCTTTCACACAGGCGATTCCTTCAACAGCTCCTGCTGCGCCTAATAAATGTCCAATCATACTTTTCGTACTTGAAATTGGAACGTTGTGGGCTTCTTCACCCATTGCGTATTTGATGGCTGTTGTTTCAGCGCTGTCATTTGCTGGTGTACTTGTTCCATGAGCATTGATGTAATCCACGTCTTTTGGTTCAATTCCAGCTTCTTTCATCGCTTGAATCATTGCTTTACCAGCTCCGCTTCCATCAACAGATGGGCTTGTCATATGACCAGCGTCACATGTTGATCCATAGCCGACGACTTCGCCATAAATTTTTGCTCCACGATCTAACGCATGTTGTAATTCTTCTAATACAAGAACGCCCGCGCCTTCTCCCATTACAAAACCGTTACGCTCTTTATCGAATGGAATCGAACCGCGTTCAGGATCTGTTGATTTACTTAAAGCTGTTAAAGCGCCAAATCCAGCAATTCCAATTTCACAAATCGTCGCTTCTGTTCCGCCGGCTAAAATCACATCAGAGT
This window encodes:
- the accB gene encoding acetyl-CoA carboxylase biotin carboxyl carrier protein; its protein translation is MNISEVKELLALVNESDLTEFDLQIDNTVLHMSKNDTPKPNHVESLTASPVVEAKINEIAKEATQSNTTTIESKPEAVELGGTLIPSPIVGVVYLTPSPDQPAFKKVGDTVAVGETLCIVEAMKLMNEITSDTAGTIAEVLIENEQVVEYNQPLFRIV
- the fabF gene encoding beta-ketoacyl-ACP synthase II yields the protein MNRVVITGMGAVTPIGNSVDAFWESLKAGKNGVTEITRFDASETGVTLAAELKDFDATVYMPKKETKRTDLFSQYGIAAAVQAMENSGLDTEKIDVDRFGVIVSSGIGGMNTIQEQVIKMHDRGPQRVAPFFVPMVIGNMAAGNIAIRVGAKGLCTSIVTACASGTNSIGEAFRSIKHGYSDVILAGGTEATICEIGIAGFGALTALSKSTDPERGSIPFDKERNGFVMGEGAGVLVLEELQHALDRGAKIYGEVVGYGSTCDAGHMTSPSVDGSGAGKAMIQAMKEAGIEPKDVDYINAHGTSTPANDSAETTAIKYAMGEEAHNVPISSTKSMIGHLLGAAGAVEGIACVKALENDFLPPTIGFKEADEACDLDYIPNVGRKVESAKYALSNSLGFGGHNAVVCFKKWEEA